A single genomic interval of Legionella israelensis harbors:
- a CDS encoding peptidoglycan DD-metalloendopeptidase family protein: MKGLMVTLFKTSLVFFFLTAYIFAQSLPENHAVNGGLTIIPIDIKQKPEAYFNDKRIIVTPSPNENQWLLIVGIPLDSHQEIQRLTIKKPLKATVPFHVSEKFYKTQYLTISNKRKVDPFAKDRKRIDQENEKMAKLFATWTDGNPFKEKYIAPVHGPISSLFGLRRVYNKKPRAPHSGLDIAAPAGTPVKVTSQGKVVDADNYFFTGNTVIVDHGQGVFSLYAHLSEINVKKGEKIKQGDIIGKVGQTGRVTGPHLHWSMVMNETLVDPLLFVPVRTVTAMPDKPEKIHKTKAPTDHNS; the protein is encoded by the coding sequence ATGAAAGGACTTATGGTAACCCTGTTCAAAACCAGTCTTGTTTTTTTCTTCCTGACAGCTTATATTTTTGCCCAGTCACTTCCGGAAAATCATGCTGTAAATGGGGGGCTGACGATCATTCCTATAGATATCAAACAGAAACCCGAGGCTTATTTTAATGATAAGCGTATCATTGTTACCCCAAGCCCAAATGAAAACCAATGGCTGTTAATTGTCGGTATACCATTGGACAGCCATCAGGAAATTCAACGGTTAACCATTAAAAAACCACTGAAAGCCACCGTGCCTTTCCATGTTAGCGAAAAATTTTATAAAACCCAGTACTTGACCATATCTAATAAACGTAAAGTGGATCCTTTTGCCAAAGATAGAAAACGAATTGATCAGGAAAACGAAAAGATGGCGAAACTTTTTGCCACCTGGACGGATGGAAATCCTTTTAAAGAAAAATATATTGCTCCTGTACATGGTCCGATAAGCAGCCTGTTTGGCTTAAGGCGTGTTTACAACAAAAAGCCTCGCGCGCCCCATTCAGGGTTGGATATCGCTGCTCCAGCAGGCACACCTGTCAAAGTGACGAGCCAGGGAAAAGTGGTGGATGCCGACAATTATTTCTTCACAGGAAATACGGTTATTGTCGATCATGGTCAAGGCGTATTTTCCCTTTATGCCCATCTGAGTGAAATCAATGTTAAAAAAGGAGAAAAGATAAAACAAGGGGATATTATTGGCAAAGTAGGCCAGACAGGTCGCGTCACAGGACCCCATCTTCACTGGAGCATGGTAATGAATGAAACATTGGTTGATCCTTTATTGTTTGTACCGGTTCGCACTGTCACTGCAATGCCAGATAAACCTGAGAAGATACACAAGACTAAAGCGCCCACTGACCATAATTCCTGA
- the xseA gene encoding exodeoxyribonuclease VII large subunit, translated as MIFETQVFTVSQLNRQVRNFLERDIGEIHVEGEISNLMQPASGHFYFTLKDDQAQLRCVFFKNRHHYPAKKIVDGQHIVAKGKLSLYETRGDYQLIIDRITDTGLGKLHQQFEELKQKLSSEGLFENQRKKKPPLFPEYIGVITSLTGAAVRDILTTLTRRYPFAKILIFPSEVQGNQAYKQLINAIVRAEKDKRSDVLILARGGGSLEDLWAFNHELLARKIASCSIPIVSGVGHETDFTIADFVSDLRAATPTAAAESVAPDTLQLMKCFNQFHQQFYSTISKQMQHHELKLNHLRQKIASPGRLIFGHWQTIDFLERRLRYSFSKCIHHRQHQLQLYLSRLQNQNPKFIVKHALARLNALNIKLGQCMQNKLNQLKQHLSVHLSTLHAVSPLATLERGYAIALHDKKVLFSSKQIVPGNIIDVQLSQGHLTCNVLKTGD; from the coding sequence ATGATCTTCGAAACCCAAGTATTTACGGTAAGCCAACTGAATCGACAGGTTCGAAACTTTCTTGAAAGAGATATTGGGGAAATTCACGTTGAGGGTGAAATATCCAATTTGATGCAACCCGCCTCAGGACATTTTTACTTTACACTTAAAGATGATCAGGCACAACTTCGTTGCGTATTTTTTAAAAATCGTCATCATTATCCCGCCAAAAAAATAGTGGATGGGCAACATATCGTTGCTAAGGGAAAATTGAGTCTGTATGAGACTCGTGGAGATTATCAACTCATCATAGATCGTATAACTGATACAGGTTTAGGAAAACTTCATCAGCAATTTGAAGAATTAAAGCAAAAATTATCATCTGAAGGACTCTTTGAAAACCAACGTAAAAAAAAGCCGCCTCTGTTCCCTGAGTACATTGGAGTTATCACCTCTTTAACAGGGGCTGCCGTCCGCGATATATTGACGACGCTTACCCGACGCTACCCTTTTGCAAAAATATTGATTTTTCCCAGTGAAGTTCAGGGAAATCAGGCATATAAACAATTAATTAATGCCATTGTACGAGCTGAAAAGGATAAGCGTTCTGATGTGCTTATACTGGCTCGCGGTGGTGGCAGTCTGGAAGATTTATGGGCTTTTAACCATGAGTTGCTGGCAAGGAAAATAGCGTCCTGCTCCATTCCCATTGTCTCAGGGGTAGGACATGAGACCGATTTTACCATCGCAGATTTTGTTTCTGACTTAAGAGCAGCAACGCCTACGGCTGCTGCGGAATCAGTTGCACCGGATACCCTGCAATTGATGAAATGTTTTAATCAATTTCATCAGCAATTTTATTCAACAATAAGCAAACAAATGCAGCATCATGAGTTGAAATTAAATCATTTACGACAAAAAATAGCATCTCCAGGACGGTTGATTTTTGGTCATTGGCAAACGATTGATTTTCTGGAGCGCCGGCTTCGCTATTCGTTTTCAAAATGTATTCATCACCGACAGCACCAGCTTCAACTTTATTTATCACGTCTGCAAAATCAAAATCCCAAGTTTATTGTTAAACATGCACTTGCTCGATTGAATGCCTTGAATATAAAGCTTGGTCAATGCATGCAAAATAAACTGAATCAATTAAAACAGCACTTGTCAGTACATCTGTCAACATTGCATGCCGTAAGTCCCTTGGCTACACTAGAAAGAGGTTATGCTATCGCCCTGCACGACAAAAAAGTACTTTTTTCAAGCAAGCAGATTGTGCCTGGGAACATTATTGATGTACAACTTTCACAAGGACATCTGACTTGTAACGTATTAAAAACCGGAGACTAA